DNA sequence from the Schistocerca serialis cubense isolate TAMUIC-IGC-003099 chromosome 9, iqSchSeri2.2, whole genome shotgun sequence genome:
AAGCGTAAACAAGATATGACGTTCGCCGACTCCATCTACGTCTGCAGTTTTAATTGTATATAAAGGGCGAGGACGGACGCTCTGGCAGACACAGCTTCCACAATGCAGCGCCTGGCCATCTTCCTCGTGTGCCTGCTGAGCTCTGCTCTAGCTCTGCCCACTCCGGCCAGGCTGTGGAGCAAGGGTAATGGCCGCATCATTGGAGGATCCTCTGCCAACATAGCCAACTACCCGTGGCAACTGTCTTTCCAGTACGGCGGTTCGCACATCTGTGGTGCATCCATCATCAGTTCCAACTGGGCGCTGACGGCTGCTCACTGTGTGGACGGCATTAGCCTCTCTCTGGTCAGTTTCCGGGCCGGCACCTCAACCCGTGGAAGCGGCGGTTTCGTCACGAGCGCCAGCTCTGGCTACATGCACGCATCGTACAACGAAGATACCGTGGACTACGACGTCGCCGTTGTCCAGGTGTGTAGTATATGCCTCAATTAGATTTAATACAACATCTGAACATTGTCTAGGTCACCTGAGTTAAGATGTTGGTAGGTCCTCTCTCTATGCTGTACAACATGATGCCGCCACGTTTATCATAAAAATTGTTCTTGTTTTCATAGTTCTCCTGTTCTTTGACTACAATATCATTTCCTTCACCTATTGAAGCATTTTACATCAACAAGGTAGCCTGTCGCGCGAGTGTTTTGCAAATATGTGTAGCATTTACATGTCACGGACCTCCAGCCAACGAGTTCGATTGGTGGCAGTGGTCCGATAGTAGCACGCAGTACAGAGCTAGTAGATTTTAGAGAGTCCTAATCTTGCATATTAATTGTGTGCTACCGTAACACACTTGACACATAAACTCTGCATCAGCTAGTTTCTACAAGGGGACTGGGGTATGACTCAGAACATTGGTCATCAGGTATTATTAATCCCggcttctggccgagcggttctagggcgcttcactcttgaacagcgcgagcgctacggtcgcaggttcgaatcctgcctcggtcatggatctgtgtgatgtccataggtaagtcagatttaagtagttctaagttctaggggactgatgacctcagatgttaagtcccatactgctcatagTCATTTGATCAATTTTTTTGAATTATTCATCACTACAGCACTTCTCATTACTTGTCAGTGGTGAGGAATATTTTGTTTTGTCCCTACGACTATAACAATGTACCTCAGATTCAAGTGACAGTTAATGCATTCTGGACGAAAGGTGTTCAATTTTCCAGTCGGTGAATTAGAGGTGCTTTATTTCTTTTTTCCACAAATTAAATGAGTGAAACCTGTAAGTGGCCTTGTGAAAAGACAACCGTTCAATACATTGTCTCCCTTTCTTAAGTCTCTGTTGTACTCAATTTCCTAGTCTCAACTGAAATTTGTATACTATTTCTGTAATGGAGCTTCTAGAAAGTAACGTGCATTAAGGAGGTTGTCTGTATATATAGTTACGCAAGCAGCAGAAAAACAAAGTTAGACTTACTAAATGATTAGCTCATCAGAACTTCTACGTGTGTCACAATTTTTTAAGCAAGACATTCTTTCTAAACGACGTATCTATAATGGGAAGCATCTAGCTCTACTTTAGTATAAACTCCACATGCCGCCTTATGGTTTCTAGTAGAGCGTTCTTGGGGAACTGATTTGTGGGAATGCGATTATAATGGAAGAAGTAGGAGAAACCGTTATGGCAATATATGGGCTTGGCAGTTGCAATTAGGACGAGAAAGGTTACCTGAGTTGTGCAATAAACTTCAGCTAATGATAGTGAATGCtactttcagttagattacttcatgatCAGGCAGATAGAATGTATTCGATTCGAGGATGGTGAGGTGTTGTTGGCAGACAGCGAAAGTACTATAATCAGgacatgaaaaaaaattgaataaacacCTGTGAAGAATTCGGAAAGAAGATCAAGAAGAAAAAGACATATAAATGCTAATAAGTGGATTAGAAATAAGAACTAAAAAGCTATAATAGGAACACATAGACCAAATTAGCGCTTTGAAATATCTGGAAAGCACAATCACAGTAGACATGCGAATTAATAACGAGGTGAAAACGCATACAGCCGTTGCTAAGGAGGAATTTAAAAAGAACAAGAGCCTTCTATGCGGGTGTATGGACAGGGAACTGAAGAAGGGTCTAACGTGATGATTTAAATGGAGCATGACACTATAAGGAGCTAAGACATGGACACGgaggaaagagaaatttggaggAAGATGGAAAGGATACAATTAGTAGACAGAGTGAGAACTGACAatgtgggaagagagaaaaaaaataacgataaaaagaagaagaaatacaaTTGCCTTCGCGATATTTTCTCACGATTGGAGTTCATAGTAATGTAGTATTCAACTTCATAATCGCCGTTGACTATAGAAATTATTTTTTTCACTATTGCAGTTTCGCCTTTGGGCCATTTGCAAGTAGTACTACGAACAGTTTTGCTTCGTctcatgtcagactttaaaattgaTGTGTGCATAATGCCGCTGGATTAAAAAACTGACATGATGGTGAAGCAAAATAATTTGCGGTACCACTTAATAATGGCCCAAAGCCAGACACTTCAATcgtgaaatgaataatttctgcAGTCAGTGGAGAATATGTGGTCCTTCATAAAATTGTCGTGGACATTGCTGAGAACGGGAAGTTTACTGTTGGATGTTATGGAAGAAACGATGAATAGAAGAAGAATAGGTTGCGGAAGGTACGAGATGATGGATATTACGACATTAGAAAACAATTATCAGAAAATGAAGAGGGTAACAACTGACAGAGCTAGAAGGAGAGCTCCTTTGAACACCTGTCCTTGGACAAAATACTGACGATGATGGCTGCATAACCCTGAATACTGAACATTCCTCCTAGGACATTCTCTAAATTTTGAAGTGGGACACTGTATTTGTGAAATAGTTAATGATTACATTCATATATGCCAACTGTGTAGTGGATTAATTTTGTGCTAAAACAGCGATCAGCCCTCCTTCCCCTGTCGTCAAATGCCATCTCCTGACAGAATGTTCTGATTACACTGAGAATGGTATTTTGACACACTCATATTCAGTTCCCACACGTTAAGTAACAGATGGCACGTCGCACGATGTCGCACATGTGAATTGTTTTATTCTGATTTTCAGGTGTCCGGATCTCTGCTGGGTTCGAACGCACAGGCAGTGGGCCTCGCCAGTGACAACTACGACCCACCAGGTGGTCTCGCAGTGACGGTGACTGGTTGGGGAGCCACGTACACCAATGGACCGTCCGCCAACAGTCTGCTCAAGGTGGACATCAGCATCTTGGACCGCAACACGTGCAGGAACACCTTCGCCAACATCAACACTGTAACCGACCGCATGGTGTGCGCCGGCCAGGCCGGAAGGAGCGTCTGCAGCGGAGACTCTGGTGGTCCCCTGGTCAGCGGAAGCACCCAGGTGGGCATCGTCTCCTGGGGCAGTTCAAGTTGCGAGGCCACCCCCGGTGTCTTCTCCAACGTCGGCAACCTGCGTTCTTGGATCCGATCTGCATCTGGCGTCTAAGGACTCAGGGCTCTCTACTGTCGTGGGTTCCATCGTTGGAATATGTAATCCGAACAAAATGTTTATGTGCAATTATTTGTCCTTTTAAATAAAGAATCTGAGAAACGCAAGCGTttccttgttttatttattttagcgTAATTCTTTCGTTCTGTAGGAAGTATTGCCAACTGGAGACAACACACGGAAGACGAGGTACCCGAATTACTGACAATTGTCTATGGGAAACTTCTTCATCTACGCGTTGATAAAGGAATGGGAAATAAATAAATCTTTCGGCAAGTTTATAGTGCTGAGGTATTCTTTGTTTTGTGTTGTGCGACAACTGAATACAGGTATTAACGTCAGAAAGTAGCTAATCTTTCAGTTTCCCGCATTTGTAAGTATGCGTTTATGAATGTTTCTTGGCAGGCCGATAAAGGCAACTTCATTAGAGCGCCAATCTCGACATTTGTGCAGGGGGGCAGTACCATATGAGAAAACAAGGCATGCCTCATGGTCCATGTCGTATCCCATGTTCGTCAGTAAGCTTTATAGAGATAAAAGTGATAGTCAGATGAGGAGGACAATCAATCTGGTAGAGCGCCCCAACATTAAAACGATACAGCTGTCGTCGAAAGAAACAAATAACCGTAGTAAATTGTTCAAGAACTCTGGCAGCCGAACTGCCTTGTGATATGCCGAGTCACAACTATTTATCTGACTAGTGCCTCTGTACTGCCTCTGCAGCAATCACATCATCTGTAAAGACTAGCGAAACAGAGCATGTCTAAAGAGATTTTCGAGTTCAGTTTACCACCATGCACTCTGTAGTGCGTATCGCTGCGTATTTAGTATCGGTTAATGTGTGTTCCTAATTAAAATGTTCCTGCTTGATAATtattaaggaacaattgacagtTGCTAGGGAACAACTGATAATTGCTACGAAACATAAAATTAGTATGGAGCTCCCGATCATACATAGTAAAGAGAAATGTTGAGAGCGGGACGTGTTAACAGCAGGAAAGTTTGTGCACAAACACTCTGTATGCAGTCGACAGCGCATGCGATATCGTGTTTCGCTATGGTTACTGAAGAACCGGTTAGTCCGATATACCATGTGGTGTGGCATCTTGTCTACAAACCATCatctgtgacccatcgctcgtgcgccgactataaaaccacattgaaactcacttaaatcttcgaaAGGTCGATTGTAGtaacagtaacagatctaacaactctGCCAGACTCTTGCTGCCGTACATAAGCGTTGCccaagcgcagcgccgtattctgtccgtttacatatctcagtatttcaaTACGTGTGACGGTTTCTTTGTCGCGTCAGTGCTTGTATAAATATATAAGCATCATCCCTAAAATCATGGAAACTGTAAAACAATAATGATAGTCAGaataaaagaaaagtaaatatAAATGTAGGACAGGTAGATGTAAATGTAAGAAAAGTTGTAAAAAAATTCCATCTTattgtaaaaatattgtttatataacAGAATATCATTtgttaatgaattttatatatgtaATCACCTGACGAAACTACAGTCCTTCGGTCATAACTGTGGTTTTTCAGTTGTTCTGGGAGATGCCTTATGACAATCATAATATgtgaaacattagttcactttattatatgGATATAAAATGAGTTAGGTAACATTATACAGTCCATCgacacaggagagtttcgaatatGTACAACAGTCTTTGAATAAATACAGCATCATTTGATTCTGAAAAATATAAACTCTTCTCTTTAAGTACAATTTCGACATTTACGAAAGAAAAGTTCCACCTGAGACTTGCGTAGAAGTGGTGTCCTTTCTAGATTATGTTAACTGCTTCATTGGAGGTCACAAATTGGGTCAGAGTGAGTCCAACCCTTGCTCTGTGTCGACCGCTGTTCGATGGCCCTGTGGTGGTGAGGGAGACGACGTGTATTCTGGAGCGCCCTCTACTCGTCGTTGTAGAAATTAATGTCTGTGGTATCTACTTTCCCTGAAAATTAAGATTTGCACTGCTATCTTTCAACTTTGAACAAGCAGTCTGAATTAGCTAAAAGTTCAGCAGGCTTACAACCTGCAGTGAGAATATCACCCAACTGTGAAGATTTTTATCTATTTGCGGTGTAATGCGTAATCAATTAAATTTCGGTGATGCAGCCAGCAAACAATACATTTTCGAGTAATATTTTGGCTGAGTAACGTCTGGCTATCCTCAGAATAAGTCGAGAGACTGACAGCGTGGCTATCTTGACCTTAAACGCTCCACTGCGGCTCTACAGCGTTCGCTGGTTACAGATGCTGGTCGGTGGCTAAGAGG
Encoded proteins:
- the LOC126419570 gene encoding trypsin delta-like; this encodes MQRLAIFLVCLLSSALALPTPARLWSKGNGRIIGGSSANIANYPWQLSFQYGGSHICGASIISSNWALTAAHCVDGISLSLVSFRAGTSTRGSGGFVTSASSGYMHASYNEDTVDYDVAVVQVSGSLLGSNAQAVGLASDNYDPPGGLAVTVTGWGATYTNGPSANSLLKVDISILDRNTCRNTFANINTVTDRMVCAGQAGRSVCSGDSGGPLVSGSTQVGIVSWGSSSCEATPGVFSNVGNLRSWIRSASGV